The nucleotide window AGAGGACTTTATTAAAAACTCATGCTCTTCGCCCATGACATTAACTATTATCTTGATCTCATGTGGTTTTGAGGGTTCAGCAAGTTTTGCCAGCTTAATTTCTCCAGGATACCACTTATTCGCAGGAACATTTGTCTTTACATGGTATGTTGATAAAAGAGTCTTAAGGTTCCTTTCTGTCTCTTGTTTCAGTGTTACCAGCTCAGCCTCTGCGATTTCTGAAGACTGCAGTTTGGTCTCCTTAATGGACTTAAAATCATACTTATACTGTGATTTATAGGATTGTCCCGGCATATTTGCAGAATCAAGTTCACTTGGGCTAAAGACAGCCGGATCGCTGGGATCCTTTTTGCTTGAATCTACTGCTTGTTTGTTTCTGTCATCTTCCTGTTTTTTTATTGACTCGGCGCTAGCAGTGTAATTCTCCTTAATTAGTGTCACCATATCATCAATAGTCATGACCTTGTGTGGTTTGCCACCCACAAATGCCTTGATACTGTCAGGTGAAAATTCAAATGACTTTTCGCTGAACAGACCGATTTCGATCCCCGGATAATCATCACGGGAATAGGCATCCTTAACTGAACGCACATACACGGCGCCCGCCTTTTTATTGGAAACGATCCTTTTTACACCCTGCTGTTCATTTACCTTCTGGCCTGCAAGCACCTCGGGAGCAAGCCTGTATGATTTTGCTGTAACACACCCCTGGATCAATAATGCTACCAGACACAAGACCAAAACAATAATTCTCTTTTCCATTTTTCTCCTTTTAATACCTTTCAAGCTACTACCAGATGAAAAGTGTGGACATCAAAATAACCGGCTGATCTCCACACGCCAAATAAAAACTCAATACTGTTCGTTTTCATTATAACAGTCTGCTAATAAGGGGCATTTTACATCAAGAGATTTACTTATGTATAATCCTTAAGAAATGAGTTTCAATAATCGAGAATATTAATATATCAAACTGAATTGTTCAAGAACAAAATAATATTGCTCAAATCGATTAATATACCCCTTAGATATAATGATTTTTGGTCAGCAATATCTAAGACTTTATAAAAAGGTATTTTAAAAGGTGTTGATCGGGAAACAAAACTGCCTGCTGTATTAAAAAAACGTCTTTATCAGGATATCTAAAAAGGAAGCATTTTTCATAGTCCCTGTCGCCTGAAAGCGATATTCCTAATGAAATAGCACCTTTAATGGAAGAGGCCGGATAAATAATAGGATTTTATCTTCCAGCAATAGTTATCCCGCATAACCTTCCCTGCCAGGTATCCCTTTCCACCAGCCTTTTTTTGATAAGGTTAAGGTTCTCAGTCTTATAAAGTGTCCATTCCGGAGCTAGTAGGGTTTCCCTGTCCGGGTCACCTGTTAATCTCTGGATAATAAAATGGGAAGGGAGCAGCTCCAGAAAATCAATGAGACATTCAATATACTCATCCCTCTCCATGCATGAAAACCTTCCTGCAAGATATATCTTTTCAAGCCCTGTCCCCTTTGTTACATAGAGGGAGTGTATCTTTACCCCGTGAATGGGCTGATCTGCCAGAAATCTTGCTGTCTCCAGCATCATTTCTTTTGTCTCGCCGGGGAGCCCCAGGATCACATGGGCACAGATCTTTATATCGAATTCGATGGTCAATCTTACCGCATCAATAAATGCCGCCACATTGTGACCACGGTTTATGGCCTCAAGTGTTTTGTTATGACACGACTGGAGACCGTATTCAATCCACACAAGATGCCTGCTGCTGAATGATTGCAGTATCTC belongs to Desulfatiglans sp. and includes:
- a CDS encoding TIGR01212 family radical SAM protein (This family includes YhcC from E. coli K-12, an uncharacterized radical SAM protein.) — encoded protein: MINRYNDYNSYLKGLFGQRVQKISIDAGLGCPNRDGGISGSGCIYCDSKGSGSGAKVINGKSIEVQVLEGIEWAKKRYGAEKFIAYFQSYTNTNGPRDVLRDLYSRALSFDGIVGLSVGTRPDCIDREKLEILQSFSSRHLVWIEYGLQSCHNKTLEAINRGHNVAAFIDAVRLTIEFDIKICAHVILGLPGETKEMMLETARFLADQPIHGVKIHSLYVTKGTGLEKIYLAGRFSCMERDEYIECLIDFLELLPSHFIIQRLTGDPDRETLLAPEWTLYKTENLNLIKKRLVERDTWQGRLCGITIAGR